The Salvelinus sp. IW2-2015 linkage group LG8, ASM291031v2, whole genome shotgun sequence genome window below encodes:
- the LOC111967159 gene encoding uncharacterized protein produces MAGQGFQGALRVMLLVCLLGLTKEFELEDKDWDELRXDVAALHRLKGLPDQMTRRTTGADTREIIMHGTRTKRFSNYRAYVEKKPMALFDGLRGCDNFTTCVIQMDQDFERFLEEIDGQKIQDLLLSASEMSYTYSNKLLLIMDKEEWTRQRVEQEYSXDPHYSVMVSDACIYNDSCLPTVNSDTVVKIFGTASEDGHTLSGYSGSSLANLMLTPSLRAASVFSLDINTTSSFHNDFMRVFKYHDNNAVLETTSPEDLLTYQIMDHTDTQ; encoded by the exons ATGGCGGGACAAGGATTTCAAGGTGCACTGAGGGTCATGCTCCTTGTGTGTCTCCTTGGACTAACAAAAGAGTTTG AACTTGAGGACAAAGACTGGGATGAGTTGAGGTYTGATGTGGCTGCGCTGCACAGATTGAAAGGATTACCTGATCAAATGACACGTAGGACCACAGGAGCAGACACCAG AGAGATAATAATGCACGGGACCAGGACAAAGAGATTCAGCAATTACAG GGCATATGTGGAGAAAAAGCCCATGGCTTTATTTGATGGTCTTAGGGGATGTGACAATTTTACAACATGCGTCATTCAAATGGACCAG gaTTTTGAAAGGTTCCTGGAAGAAATTGATGGACAAAAGATCCAAGATTTGCTGCTGTCTGCTTCTGAAATGTCTTACACCTACAGCAACAAACTTCTCCTTATAATGGACAAGGAAGAGTGGACTCGTCAGCGAGTAGAACAGGAGTACAGCRTAGATCCTCATTATTCAGTAATGGTCAGTGATGCTTGTATATACAATGATTCATGTCTCCCAACCGTTAACAGTGACACAGTTGTAAAGATATTTGGTACTGCCTCAGAGGATGGACATACTCTGTCCGGTTACTCTGGTTCCTCACTAGCAAATCTAATGTTGACACCATCATTGAGAGCAGCATCCGTTTTCTCCCTTGACATCAATACCACTTCTTCATTTCATAATGACTTCATGAGGGTTTTTAAGTATCATGACAATAATGCTGTCTTGGAAACTACCAGCCCGGAAGATCTTCTCACCTACCAAATCATGGATCACACCGACACTCAGTGA